A single window of Desulfuromonas sp. TF DNA harbors:
- a CDS encoding NADH-quinone oxidoreductase subunit B family protein, translating into MGWFKRSPWVLHYNATSCNGCDIELIASLTPLYDLERFGIINTGNPKHADILAVTGSVNGNSGKVVRNLYDQMPNPKAVIAVGICATSGCVFQDCYNVQGGVDKVLPVDVYVPGCAARPESIIDGVLQACEILEEKYAQRKRVAKS; encoded by the coding sequence ATGGGATGGTTCAAGCGTTCACCGTGGGTGCTTCACTACAACGCGACCAGCTGCAACGGCTGCGACATCGAGCTGATCGCCAGCCTGACCCCGCTCTACGACCTGGAGCGGTTCGGCATCATCAACACCGGCAACCCGAAGCATGCCGACATCCTGGCCGTCACCGGATCGGTTAACGGGAACAGCGGCAAAGTGGTGCGCAACCTCTACGACCAGATGCCGAACCCGAAGGCCGTGATAGCCGTCGGGATCTGCGCCACCTCCGGGTGTGTGTTCCAGGACTGCTACAACGTGCAGGGGGGGGTCGACAAAGTCCTGCCGGTGGATGTCTACGTCCCGGGGTGCGCCGCCCGGCCGGAATCGATCATCGACGGCGTGCTCCAGGCCTGCGAGATATTGGAGGAGAAATATGCGCAGCGGAAGCGGGTGGCGAAATCATGA
- a CDS encoding nickel-dependent hydrogenase large subunit: MARKILIPFGPQHPVLPEPIHFDLVTEDEKVIDAVPSISYVHRGLERLIEHRDFIDFAHVADRICGLCSFMHSLGYCQAVEEIMGVEVPERALYLRSVWAELSRIHSHVFWLGVAADAFGFESLFMQALRLREPVLNIFEETTGARVILGVCKVGGVRRDIDAANLKGIVGRLASLKKDLEELSRVFIDDYSVRHRLSGVGVISREDAYVLGCVGPMARASGLAMDMRAIGYAAYKYLEMEPVVESAGDCYARCLVRIREIFQSIDLIRQGAEKIPEGPIEVKVTGAPDGEYYSRVEQPRGEVIHYVKGNGSRMLQRFRVRVPTFSNIPAMIKVLKGSEVADVPNIILTLDPCISCTER, encoded by the coding sequence ATGGCCCGCAAAATCCTCATCCCCTTCGGACCGCAGCATCCGGTTCTCCCCGAGCCGATTCACTTCGACCTGGTGACGGAGGACGAGAAGGTCATCGACGCCGTCCCCTCGATCAGCTACGTCCACCGAGGGCTGGAGCGGCTGATCGAGCATCGCGATTTCATCGACTTCGCGCATGTGGCCGACCGGATCTGCGGCCTGTGCAGCTTCATGCACTCCCTGGGGTACTGCCAGGCCGTGGAGGAGATCATGGGAGTCGAGGTGCCGGAGCGCGCCCTCTACCTGCGCTCCGTCTGGGCGGAGCTGTCCCGGATCCACAGCCATGTCTTCTGGCTGGGGGTCGCCGCCGACGCCTTCGGCTTCGAGAGCCTGTTCATGCAGGCGCTGAGGTTGAGGGAGCCGGTGCTCAACATCTTCGAAGAGACCACGGGGGCCAGGGTCATCCTGGGGGTGTGCAAGGTGGGCGGCGTGCGCCGGGACATCGACGCCGCCAACCTGAAAGGAATCGTCGGCCGGCTGGCCTCCCTGAAGAAGGACCTGGAAGAACTCAGCCGCGTCTTCATCGACGACTACTCCGTGCGGCACAGGTTGTCGGGGGTCGGCGTCATTTCCCGGGAAGACGCCTACGTGCTCGGCTGCGTCGGGCCCATGGCCCGGGCGAGCGGCCTGGCCATGGATATGCGGGCCATCGGCTATGCGGCGTACAAATATCTGGAGATGGAACCGGTGGTGGAATCCGCCGGGGACTGTTATGCCCGGTGCCTGGTGCGTATCCGCGAAATTTTCCAATCGATCGACCTGATCCGGCAGGGGGCGGAAAAAATCCCCGAAGGGCCCATCGAGGTCAAGGTGACGGGGGCTCCGGACGGTGAATACTACTCCCGGGTCGAGCAGCCCCGGGGGGAGGTGATCCACTACGTCAAGGGAAACGGCTCCAGGATGCTCCAGCGGTTCCGGGTGCGCGTCCCCACCTTCAGCAACATTCCGGCGATGATCAAGGTGCTGAAGGGCTCGGAGGTCGCCGACGTGCCGAACATCATCTTGACCCTGGACCCATGCATCAGCTGCACAGAACGATGA
- a CDS encoding MipA/OmpV family protein codes for MKKQIPYSCKVAVFFSALFLLAGGPAMARDIDVTAAEGVGLKQTVLGLGVAAIPDYEGSDEYEAAPLLQVRFNWTNNMYFSLLGNTARANLIPSDSWHFGPLLRYRAERDDVENDRVDRLEDVDAAVEAGAFLSYNLPNWVFSISAAQDVADAHDGYVVDLGAGYRHKLQDRTMLTLFVQTTYASEDYMDTYFGIDTADAARSGLNTFEADSEWKDVGVGVLVQHNFSPNWGLLGAAKYTKLLGDASDSPIVDEEGEENQGLIGFILNYRF; via the coding sequence ATGAAAAAGCAAATCCCGTATTCGTGCAAAGTCGCAGTCTTTTTCTCGGCACTGTTCCTGCTGGCCGGGGGGCCGGCGATGGCTCGTGACATTGATGTTACGGCGGCCGAAGGGGTCGGTCTGAAGCAAACCGTTCTTGGCCTGGGCGTGGCGGCTATCCCGGATTACGAAGGTTCCGACGAATATGAGGCTGCCCCTCTCCTCCAAGTCCGGTTCAACTGGACCAACAACATGTACTTCAGTCTTCTCGGCAATACCGCCAGGGCCAACCTGATCCCGAGCGACTCATGGCATTTCGGTCCTCTTCTGCGCTACCGGGCCGAGAGAGACGACGTCGAAAACGATCGGGTGGACCGCTTGGAAGATGTCGACGCGGCCGTCGAAGCGGGGGCGTTCCTTTCCTACAACCTTCCGAACTGGGTTTTTTCGATTTCCGCCGCCCAGGACGTCGCCGACGCTCACGACGGCTATGTTGTCGATCTGGGAGCCGGATACCGCCACAAGCTTCAGGATCGGACCATGTTGACCCTTTTCGTCCAGACCACCTACGCCAGTGAAGACTACATGGATACGTATTTTGGAATCGATACGGCTGATGCGGCCCGAAGCGGCCTCAATACCTTCGAGGCGGACTCGGAGTGGAAGGATGTCGGCGTGGGCGTCCTGGTGCAGCATAATTTTTCCCCCAACTGGGGTCTGCTGGGAGCGGCCAAGTACACCAAGCTCCTCGGCGATGCTTCAGACAGCCCGATCGTCGATGAGGAGGGAGAAGAAAATCAGGGACTGATCGGCTTTATCCTGAATTACCGGTTCTGA
- a CDS encoding glucosidase, whose amino-acid sequence MKESSKIDAENQRLQEARDGKALWKKWGPYLSERQWGTVREDYSETGDAWDSFTHEQARSRAYRWGEDGIAGISDDKQRLCFALALWNGKDPILKERLFGLTNSEANHGEDVKEYYFYLDSTPTHSYMKYLYKYPQAAFPYSDLVETNRQRSREEPEYELLDTGVFDDDRYFDVFVEYAKGDAEDILVRITAANRGPDAAELHLLPTLWFRNDWSEWIAESNRAAEKPVLKQIEASSGVRAVAAAHPLLGEFILSCEGRVPMLFTENETNHERIFNGHKNESPYAKDGINDCVVQGRLEAVNPGRQGTKVAAHYRASVGAGQTTVIRLRLSRSSPDRKGHPFDDFDKVFADRLREADDFYRSVTPPSVSEDAANVMRQALAGMLWSKQFFFFDGDNWLDEHNSNPLHSGYQNARNSEWFHMLNEDVISMPDKWEYPWYAAWDLAFHTLPLAIVDPDFAKEQMQLMLKSVYLHPSGQMPAYEWNFSDVNPPVHAFATLFLHRTEQALRGETDLDFLRGTFNKLLLNFTWWVNRKDRFGKNVFEGGFLGLDNIGVFDRSAPLPTGGHLEQADGTAWMALFSQNMLELAVELAAHDPSYEDMVEKFAEHFYYIAAAMNRHDHMWDEEDGFYYDLLCLPDGSSHRLKVRSMVGLLPLCATTVIEAWQRERVPHALARMQERLRRIPELWKTMHPTGQKHRGVNDRGIIALVNPERLRRILAKMLDENEFLGPCGIRSLSRFHQEHPFVYHSGGQEYRVDYLPGESNTGMFGGNSNWRGPVWMPVNAIIIRALLNFYLYYGDNFKIECPTGSGKTMNLFEVAKDISDRLAGIFLRDEKGRRPVYGGSATFQADPHWRDHILFYEYFHGDNGAGLGASHQTGWTGLVAKTIQLFGLLDAGKALAMGKQAAFKNER is encoded by the coding sequence ATGAAAGAATCGTCGAAAATTGACGCTGAAAACCAGCGTCTGCAGGAAGCGCGTGACGGGAAAGCCCTCTGGAAGAAGTGGGGGCCCTATCTCAGCGAACGGCAGTGGGGGACGGTTCGGGAGGATTATAGCGAAACGGGTGACGCCTGGGATTCCTTCACCCACGAGCAGGCCCGCTCGCGCGCCTACCGCTGGGGCGAGGACGGCATCGCCGGTATTTCCGACGACAAACAGCGCCTCTGCTTTGCTCTCGCTCTCTGGAATGGGAAGGACCCAATTCTCAAGGAACGGCTCTTCGGCTTGACCAACAGCGAAGCAAACCACGGCGAGGATGTGAAAGAGTACTACTTCTACCTCGACAGCACGCCGACCCACTCCTATATGAAGTACCTCTACAAGTACCCCCAGGCCGCCTTTCCCTACAGTGATCTGGTCGAAACCAACCGGCAGCGCAGCCGGGAGGAGCCTGAATACGAACTGCTCGACACCGGCGTCTTCGATGACGACCGCTACTTCGACGTTTTCGTGGAGTATGCCAAGGGGGATGCGGAAGACATCCTCGTGCGGATCACGGCGGCCAACCGGGGCCCGGACGCGGCCGAACTGCATCTGTTGCCGACGCTCTGGTTTCGGAACGACTGGTCGGAGTGGATTGCCGAATCTAACAGAGCCGCCGAGAAACCAGTCCTCAAGCAGATCGAGGCATCGTCAGGCGTGAGAGCGGTCGCGGCGGCTCATCCGCTGCTCGGTGAATTCATCCTCTCCTGCGAAGGCCGCGTGCCGATGCTCTTCACCGAGAACGAAACCAACCACGAACGGATTTTCAACGGACATAAAAACGAGAGCCCCTATGCCAAGGACGGCATCAACGACTGTGTGGTGCAAGGCCGGCTGGAGGCGGTGAATCCCGGCAGGCAGGGGACCAAGGTCGCGGCCCACTACAGGGCCTCTGTCGGCGCCGGCCAGACCACAGTGATTCGCCTGCGGCTCTCCCGCAGTTCACCGGACCGGAAGGGCCACCCCTTTGACGATTTCGACAAAGTCTTTGCCGACCGGCTTCGCGAAGCCGATGATTTTTACCGGTCGGTCACGCCGCCGTCGGTGAGTGAGGACGCGGCCAACGTGATGCGCCAGGCGCTTGCCGGCATGCTCTGGAGCAAGCAGTTCTTCTTCTTCGACGGTGACAACTGGCTGGACGAGCACAACTCCAACCCCCTCCACTCCGGCTATCAGAACGCCCGGAATTCGGAGTGGTTCCACATGCTGAACGAGGATGTCATCTCCATGCCCGACAAGTGGGAGTACCCCTGGTACGCGGCCTGGGACCTGGCCTTCCACACGCTGCCGCTCGCCATTGTCGATCCCGACTTCGCCAAGGAGCAGATGCAGCTGATGCTCAAAAGCGTCTACCTGCACCCCAGCGGCCAGATGCCCGCCTACGAGTGGAACTTCAGCGACGTGAACCCCCCGGTCCACGCCTTCGCGACCCTCTTCCTGCACCGGACAGAACAGGCACTGCGCGGCGAAACGGACCTCGATTTCCTCAGGGGGACCTTCAACAAGCTGCTCTTGAACTTCACCTGGTGGGTGAACCGCAAGGACCGCTTTGGCAAGAACGTCTTCGAGGGGGGCTTCCTCGGTCTCGACAACATCGGCGTCTTCGACCGCAGTGCCCCGCTCCCTACCGGCGGCCACCTGGAGCAGGCGGACGGCACGGCCTGGATGGCCCTCTTCAGCCAGAACATGCTGGAACTCGCCGTGGAACTCGCCGCCCATGACCCCAGCTACGAAGACATGGTCGAAAAGTTCGCCGAGCACTTCTATTATATCGCCGCAGCCATGAACCGGCACGATCACATGTGGGACGAGGAGGACGGCTTCTACTACGACCTCTTGTGCCTCCCCGACGGCAGTTCCCACAGGCTCAAGGTGCGCTCCATGGTGGGGCTCCTCCCCCTGTGCGCCACGACGGTGATCGAGGCGTGGCAGCGGGAGCGCGTTCCGCACGCGCTGGCTCGGATGCAGGAACGGCTGCGCCGGATTCCCGAACTTTGGAAGACCATGCACCCTACCGGCCAGAAGCATCGCGGCGTGAACGATCGGGGGATCATCGCCCTGGTCAACCCGGAGCGGCTGCGCCGGATCCTGGCAAAGATGCTCGACGAGAATGAGTTCCTGGGCCCCTGCGGCATCCGCTCACTCTCCAGGTTCCACCAGGAGCACCCGTTCGTTTATCACTCAGGCGGCCAGGAGTACCGGGTGGACTATCTGCCGGGCGAGTCGAACACCGGCATGTTCGGCGGCAACTCCAACTGGCGGGGACCGGTCTGGATGCCGGTGAACGCGATAATTATCCGGGCGCTCCTGAATTTCTACCTGTACTACGGCGACAACTTCAAGATCGAATGCCCCACCGGCTCAGGGAAGACGATGAACCTCTTCGAGGTGGCGAAGGATATCTCGGATCGTCTGGCCGGCATCTTTCTCCGCGACGAGAAGGGCAGGCGCCCCGTCTACGGCGGGTCTGCGACCTTCCAGGCCGACCCCCACTGGCGCGACCACATCCTCTTCTACGAGTACTTCCACGGCGACAACGGCGCCGGGCTCGGCGCCAGCCACCAGACCGGCTGGACCGGGCTGGTGGCCAAGACCATCCAGCTGTTTGGTCTCCTGGACGCCGGGAAAGCCCTGGCAATGGGTAAGCAGGCCGCCTTTAAAAACGAAAGATAG
- a CDS encoding NADH-quinone oxidoreductase subunit C codes for MTELQEIIPIDKSDLVGLVAEMFAEGYRLVQIGCSTLADGYELTWSFDRDYRFRSLRITAAPEEEVPSISVIYPNAFLYENEIHDLFGVVITHIAVDYRGSLYRTAIGKPFSVDNVKLPEPPKRKAPVSGEKPETGLIGGSHKQQGENE; via the coding sequence ATGACTGAACTCCAGGAAATCATCCCGATAGACAAATCCGACCTCGTCGGTCTCGTGGCCGAGATGTTCGCCGAGGGGTATCGGCTGGTGCAGATCGGCTGCTCGACCTTGGCGGACGGCTACGAGCTCACCTGGTCCTTCGACCGGGACTATCGCTTCCGCAGCCTGCGGATCACCGCGGCGCCGGAGGAGGAGGTGCCGAGCATCAGCGTTATCTACCCGAATGCCTTCCTGTACGAAAACGAAATCCATGACCTGTTCGGCGTGGTCATCACCCACATCGCCGTCGATTACCGGGGCTCCCTCTACCGGACGGCGATCGGCAAGCCCTTCAGTGTCGACAATGTCAAGCTGCCGGAGCCTCCGAAGCGGAAGGCTCCGGTATCCGGGGAAAAGCCGGAAACAGGATTGATTGGCGGTTCACACAAACAACAAGGAGAGAACGAATGA
- a CDS encoding 4Fe-4S binding protein — protein sequence MKIFTMTKTVAKNLAQGPATLMYPQRERAYTPITRGRIENDIDRCIFCGLCARRCPTYAIVVGKEDKEWQIDRLRCCTCNLCVEVCPVKCLSMENHYAPSVIARQMAIQRRKLTVSSPEEGSP from the coding sequence ATGAAAATTTTTACGATGACAAAAACGGTGGCCAAAAACCTGGCCCAGGGGCCGGCCACCCTCATGTATCCCCAGCGGGAGCGGGCGTATACCCCGATCACCCGGGGGCGAATCGAAAACGACATCGACCGGTGCATCTTCTGCGGCCTGTGCGCCAGGCGGTGCCCGACCTATGCCATCGTGGTCGGCAAGGAAGACAAGGAATGGCAGATCGACCGTCTGCGCTGCTGCACCTGCAACCTGTGCGTCGAGGTCTGTCCTGTCAAGTGCCTCTCGATGGAGAATCACTATGCGCCGTCCGTAATCGCCAGGCAGATGGCGATACAGCGGAGAAAACTCACGGTCTCCTCTCCGGAAGAGGGGTCACCTTAA
- a CDS encoding aldehyde ferredoxin oxidoreductase N-terminal domain-containing protein: MFQRVLLVDPATGFYKTKKYGFDRYFGPVDLGIHLAEEYRSLNFGVGIFAGSIFPGSNRLIVTGFSPCWQGYYISSMGGAGLIFDNLGINMLSLVGKAPVPSVLCLNRRHGEEIEVDVVPVPVEEIWKAGRTGTYSLTDHVYEKFGGRYENDPRILVTGPAALHTDMGGIMSVPINKGKISFVDTWAGRGGLGSAMVRNHGIVAVIYGGTLVDEDFRDNKVADEWFKNKYSLRLMQKDMEATTKYRYDEKLLTGGTLGVNYATMGGKVLAFNYRTIFWTEEERKALHKNFILDHYLKQFNEETITPKQQFTCGEPCAAVCKKMSGMFKKDYEPYQTMGPLCGIFDQRAAEKLNHHCDAMGFDAISGGGVLAWLMDLLDAKLLTGEELGVTRMPRWEVAEFDVVGDSMHNAELGRELIDAVLERRGILDFREGVRKWCRIHSRGQGTELQDRLVHVAFSRRGWMVPNQYWVPGVLAPMAIMGKYYMIYSHDFVPPRTLGKMCAERMKKELILDNLGTCRFHRGWAEEMLPEAVGSLYGVKDEFLRAIDVLASRLNSRNSPIFWESRMNIDYLHTFLKRKKEVDKEQDPRLGEWLEKFDRDKVEAAREYWYETLKGIDESLREFF; this comes from the coding sequence ATGTTTCAGCGTGTGCTCCTGGTCGATCCGGCTACCGGATTCTACAAAACAAAAAAATACGGTTTCGACCGCTATTTCGGGCCCGTGGACCTCGGCATCCACCTTGCCGAGGAGTACCGCAGTCTCAATTTCGGGGTGGGGATCTTCGCCGGCTCCATCTTTCCGGGTTCGAACCGGCTGATCGTGACCGGGTTTTCTCCCTGCTGGCAGGGGTACTACATCAGTTCCATGGGGGGAGCGGGACTGATCTTCGACAATTTGGGGATCAACATGCTCAGTCTGGTGGGGAAGGCCCCGGTCCCGTCGGTACTCTGTCTCAACCGCCGCCACGGGGAAGAGATCGAGGTGGACGTGGTCCCGGTGCCCGTGGAGGAGATCTGGAAAGCGGGCCGTACGGGGACCTATTCCCTCACGGACCACGTCTACGAAAAGTTTGGAGGACGTTACGAAAACGACCCGCGCATACTGGTCACCGGTCCGGCGGCCCTGCATACGGACATGGGGGGAATCATGTCGGTCCCCATCAACAAGGGGAAGATCAGCTTCGTCGATACCTGGGCCGGGCGCGGCGGCCTGGGGAGCGCAATGGTCCGGAACCACGGCATCGTGGCGGTCATCTACGGCGGCACCCTGGTGGACGAGGACTTCCGCGACAACAAGGTGGCCGACGAATGGTTCAAGAACAAGTACAGCCTGCGCCTGATGCAGAAGGACATGGAGGCGACCACCAAGTACCGCTACGACGAGAAGCTCCTCACCGGAGGCACCCTCGGCGTCAACTACGCCACCATGGGAGGGAAAGTCCTGGCGTTCAACTACCGAACCATTTTCTGGACGGAGGAGGAGCGCAAGGCCCTGCACAAAAACTTTATCCTCGATCACTACCTCAAGCAGTTCAACGAGGAGACCATCACCCCCAAGCAGCAGTTCACCTGCGGGGAGCCGTGCGCCGCCGTCTGCAAGAAGATGAGCGGCATGTTCAAGAAGGACTACGAGCCCTACCAGACCATGGGACCGCTGTGCGGCATCTTCGACCAGCGGGCGGCGGAAAAGCTCAACCACCACTGCGACGCCATGGGCTTCGACGCCATCTCCGGCGGGGGGGTTCTTGCCTGGCTGATGGACCTCCTAGACGCGAAATTGCTGACTGGCGAAGAACTCGGGGTCACCCGGATGCCGCGTTGGGAGGTGGCGGAATTCGACGTGGTCGGCGATTCGATGCACAACGCCGAACTGGGGCGCGAGCTGATCGACGCGGTCCTGGAACGCCGCGGGATCCTCGATTTCCGGGAAGGTGTGCGTAAATGGTGCCGGATCCATTCCCGGGGACAGGGTACCGAACTCCAGGACCGGCTCGTACACGTCGCCTTCAGCCGGCGCGGGTGGATGGTCCCCAACCAGTACTGGGTTCCCGGAGTGCTGGCCCCGATGGCCATCATGGGCAAGTACTACATGATCTACAGCCACGACTTCGTCCCGCCGCGGACTTTGGGCAAGATGTGCGCGGAGCGCATGAAGAAGGAACTCATTCTCGACAACCTCGGTACCTGCCGCTTTCACCGCGGGTGGGCGGAGGAGATGCTCCCCGAGGCGGTGGGCTCCCTCTACGGCGTCAAGGACGAGTTCCTGCGCGCCATCGACGTTCTCGCCAGCCGACTCAATAGCCGCAACAGCCCGATTTTCTGGGAATCGAGGATGAACATCGATTATCTTCATACGTTCCTGA
- a CDS encoding MipA/OmpV family protein translates to MKNKGLHFHKVVGIAFISAMFLLAAGPAMAGDIDVTAAESISTEQTVLGLGLAVVPDYEGSDDYTAAPLLQARVNWSNNMYFSLLGNTARFNLIPSQSWTFGPLLRYRAERDDVENDRVDRLEDVDAAVELGAFFSYNLPSWIFTITAAQDVADAHDGYVVDLGAGYRLPLQKQTMLTFFALTTYASEDYMDTYFGVDPADSARSGLNTFDADSEWKDVGAGILVNHRFKSNWGMIGAVKYTKLLGDASDSPIVDDEGEDNQWLYGVIVNYRF, encoded by the coding sequence ATGAAAAACAAAGGATTGCATTTCCACAAAGTTGTCGGGATTGCTTTCATTTCGGCCATGTTCCTGCTAGCCGCAGGACCGGCAATGGCTGGGGACATCGATGTAACGGCAGCGGAATCGATCAGTACCGAACAGACCGTCCTCGGTCTGGGCCTGGCTGTTGTCCCGGATTACGAGGGATCCGACGATTACACGGCGGCCCCTCTCCTCCAGGCACGCGTCAACTGGAGCAACAACATGTATTTCTCGCTTCTCGGCAATACCGCGAGGTTCAACTTGATCCCGAGCCAATCCTGGACTTTCGGTCCCCTTCTGCGCTACCGCGCCGAGAGAGACGACGTCGAAAACGATCGCGTGGACCGCTTGGAAGATGTCGACGCGGCCGTCGAACTGGGTGCGTTCTTTTCTTACAACCTGCCGAGCTGGATCTTCACGATTACAGCCGCCCAGGATGTCGCCGACGCCCACGACGGTTATGTTGTCGACTTGGGGGCCGGATACCGCCTCCCCTTGCAGAAACAAACGATGCTGACCTTTTTTGCCCTGACAACTTACGCCAGCGAAGACTACATGGACACCTATTTTGGAGTCGATCCGGCCGATTCCGCACGCAGCGGCCTCAATACCTTCGATGCCGATTCGGAGTGGAAGGATGTCGGTGCAGGTATTCTGGTGAATCATCGCTTTAAATCCAACTGGGGCATGATAGGGGCGGTCAAATACACCAAGCTGCTCGGCGATGCCTCGGATAGCCCCATTGTCGACGACGAAGGGGAAGATAACCAGTGGCTGTATGGCGTGATCGTGAACTACCGGTTCTAG
- a CDS encoding SemiSWEET family sugar transporter: protein MLERGNIDWLVRGVVLLGVITLCGCDGLTIQDTSSLLIPRFQRSEIWGFVAGFGTTFAAMPDLIKMFKRRSSKGINPTMAGIMGVFQLVWIYYGLLIASRPVIVWNLIAVIINFMAVGAYFRFARSESEHAVKGDG, encoded by the coding sequence ATGCTGGAGAGAGGGAACATCGACTGGTTGGTGCGCGGGGTTGTACTGCTGGGCGTAATCACGCTCTGCGGCTGTGACGGCTTGACGATACAGGACACGTCGAGCCTGCTGATCCCCAGGTTTCAACGGTCTGAGATCTGGGGTTTTGTGGCAGGTTTTGGAACGACCTTCGCCGCCATGCCCGACTTGATCAAGATGTTCAAGCGGCGTTCAAGCAAGGGTATAAACCCGACGATGGCGGGGATCATGGGTGTTTTTCAGCTTGTCTGGATCTATTACGGCCTGTTGATTGCCTCGCGCCCGGTGATTGTGTGGAACCTGATCGCCGTGATTATCAACTTCATGGCCGTCGGAGCGTACTTTCGATTCGCCCGTAGCGAAAGCGAGCACGCAGTGAAAGGGGATGGGTAA
- a CDS encoding respiratory chain complex I subunit 1 family protein, which yields MNGINELMSSLNIFERMLAFVLIAPLAGGVLAGIDRKLSARLQGRYGPPVLQPFFDVFKLFRKERIIVNKFQDFTIVLFLLFTVFSGALFFSGADLLLTVFSLALAGTFFILGGFCVGSPFSHLGAQREILQMVAYEPMVILMAVGMYQATGSFKVAEITNFQAPLVLWLPGVFAGFLYILTIKFRKSPFDLSMSHHAHQEIVRGITTEFSGPALVLIEISHWYETVLLLGIVYLFFAFNPWLAFAVAAAAFLFEILIDMCYARFKWQLTFFSSWLFTAVAGVSNILVLSLMR from the coding sequence ATGAACGGAATCAACGAGCTGATGAGTTCCCTGAACATCTTCGAGCGGATGCTGGCCTTCGTCCTGATCGCCCCGCTGGCGGGAGGAGTCCTGGCCGGGATCGACCGCAAGTTGAGCGCGCGCCTTCAGGGGAGGTACGGTCCGCCGGTGCTGCAGCCGTTCTTCGACGTCTTCAAGCTGTTTCGCAAGGAGCGGATCATCGTCAACAAGTTCCAGGACTTCACCATCGTCCTCTTTCTGCTCTTCACCGTCTTCTCGGGGGCCCTCTTCTTTTCCGGCGCCGACCTCCTGCTGACCGTCTTCAGCCTGGCCCTGGCCGGAACCTTCTTCATCCTGGGCGGCTTCTGCGTCGGCTCCCCCTTCAGCCACCTGGGGGCGCAACGGGAGATCCTCCAGATGGTCGCCTACGAGCCGATGGTCATTCTCATGGCGGTCGGCATGTACCAGGCGACCGGAAGCTTCAAGGTGGCGGAGATCACAAACTTTCAGGCGCCGCTGGTGCTCTGGCTCCCAGGGGTCTTTGCGGGCTTCCTGTACATTCTGACCATCAAGTTCCGCAAATCCCCCTTCGACCTTTCCATGTCTCATCACGCCCACCAGGAGATCGTCCGCGGGATCACCACCGAATTTTCCGGGCCGGCGCTGGTCCTCATCGAAATCAGCCACTGGTATGAAACCGTGCTGCTGCTCGGCATCGTCTACCTTTTCTTCGCCTTCAACCCCTGGCTCGCCTTCGCCGTGGCGGCGGCGGCCTTTTTGTTCGAGATCCTGATCGACATGTGCTACGCGCGCTTCAAGTGGCAGCTGACTTTCTTCAGTTCGTGGCTGTTCACGGCCGTGGCCGGGGTATCCAACATCCTCGTGCTCAGCCTGATGCGGTAA